One Calliopsis andreniformis isolate RMS-2024a chromosome 9, iyCalAndr_principal, whole genome shotgun sequence genomic window carries:
- the LOC143182947 gene encoding major royal jelly protein 9 gives MVRLLSFVVVLGSLQCVRGQGLQVAFQWKYLDWVWPNVPLTGKNYTLGNSFTQDVDIDRYGRVFVTSPQWLDGVPITLSLVTTSEGAGGPLLVPYPDWTWFRPFNCDSLISVYRLAIDECNRLWVVDTGRISGNAVCPTKILIFDLTTDQMIHKYVVPDDQALYGKAAYVTPIVDVGKTCLDTYLYIADVDQNGLLIYDLHHDYSWRVNNTRGNAFGPDDDAMNITIAGESFDLTDGTLGMSLSPYGFYDERYLYFNSLASFYQKFTDTYSLKQSKYNEPTVFQSNYKRASQAGVQATSRRGVIFFQLVQLTAIACWNIERPFTPENVVIVAQDERTLQYVSGIKVIVNARGEEELWFNTNRLQKTINMTLKPTETNFRLITGKVDDIIRGTNCEPSGIRHRSPDISYWHRI, from the exons ATGGTGCGTCTCCTAAGTTTCGTCGTGGTTCTTGGGTCCCTGCAGTGCGTCAGAGGACAGGGACTTCAAGTCGCTTTCCAATGGAAATACTTGGACTGGGTCTGGCCGAACGTCCCCCTTACGGGGAAGAACTACACGTTGGGCAATTCTTTCACTCAGGACGTCGACATTGACAGATACGGCCGTGTATTCGTAACGAGCCCGCAATGGTTGGATGGTGTGCCAATTACGTTGTCGCTGGTGACAACTTCCGAAGGAGCTGGTGGCCCTTTGTTGGTGCCATATCCTGATTGGACCTGGTTCAGGCCGTTCAATTGCGACAGCCTGATATCTGTTTATAGATTGGCG ATAGACGAGTGCAATCGTTTGTGGGTGGTGGATACTGGCCGCATCAGCGGAAATGCTGTTTGTCCTACGAAAATATTGATCTTCGATCTTACGACCGATCAGATGATCCATAAATACGTGGTGCCGGATGATCAGGCATTGTATGGGAAGGCAGCGTACGTTACGCCCATCGTTGACGTTGGAAAAACCTGCCTCGATACTTATCTGTACATAGCGGACGTGGATCAAAATGGGCTGCTGATTTATGACTTGCATCACGATTACTCGTGGCGCGTAAACAATACCCGTGGCAACGCTTTCGGCCCTGATGACGATGCCATGAACATCACCATCGCTGGCGAGTCATTCGACTTGACTGACGGCACTCTGGGAATGTCATTGTCACCGTACGGATTTTATGACGAAAG GTACCTTTACTTCAACTCCCTGGCCAGCTTTTATCAAAAATTCACGGATACGTACTCCTTGAAGCAAAGCAAATATAATGAGCCGACCGTGTTCCAATCGAATTACAAACGAGCGAGTCAGGCAGGTGTCCAAGCGACTTCTCGCAGGGGCGTAATATTTTTCCAATTAGTTCAATTAACGGCCATCGCGTGCTGGAACATCGAGAGACCGTTTACGCCCGAGAATGTGGTGATAGTCGCGCAGGATGAGAGGACGCTGCAGTACGTGAGCGGCATCAAAGTAATCGTAAACGCTCGTGGCGAAGAAGAATTGTGGTTCAACACAAACAGATTACAAAAGACGATAAATATGACTTTGAAACCCACGGAGACGAACTTCCGTTTAATCACGGGGAAAGTTGATGATATCATTAGGGGGACAAATTGCGAGCCATCCGGCATAAGACATAGGAGCCCGGATATTTCCTACTGGCACAGGATATGA